The Cotesia glomerata isolate CgM1 linkage group LG7, MPM_Cglom_v2.3, whole genome shotgun sequence genome segment atataatataatataatataatatgtacTAGCTTTTATCCACTTCCTCAATAAAAACTCCCTAAAATCTACCCACACTTAACTGCAAACAAGTAAatacaaacacacacacatgaCAAGTCGCGAAACTAGGTCTCAGGATAAAATCTTAACAAGGACCACGTGTTGGCGGTTTTTGGTGACACTATCCTACTGATATACACACATATATTGAGCAAAGATAGTAATTggttaaacttgaaaattagTGTCACAAAAAGAGTTCGAGAGAGCATTGGTTTGTTTCTTTGTCACATATATTccgtatataatatatattaatataaacatcTGGCGAATCATCTTCAACATGATCTTCGGATTCTTAGCGTGCCATTGACCGGgaggttttatttttaaaaactcacAAATCATCTATATACGAGATAGTATTATTCTAGAGATAAATTATTTCCCCTTAGGTAAAATATCTAAAGGATAATTAGTTGTACCTACATATTAATGATGAAACTGCTGTTTCGCTGTGCTGCAGACTTTCTATTACTAAATCGCCCGATCGATCggtaattatgattaattatttactttatttttatatcattaaattaattactattattattattaatacgtTTTTACTTGTAGAGTTGTCATTTCTTTTAATTAGGACTTATTATTAGTgtatccttaaaaatgttgTGTTTTGTGGAGAGATAACTCAAAAGAGTAAAGGGGAAGATTGAGTCTGtagagtagaaaaaaaaaatataagtaagCTGTGAATGTTGAGAAGAGCACGCGTCACGACGTCTGTGGCCAGTGACAATGCAGAATGCGATCGCGGTTCAAGACGCTCTTGGGGGTCCTCTATTCTACTCGCGGGTCCGTTTCTTTGCTTATGGATATGAGATATAATATAtgtttgtatatctatatattatatattatatctgTCCGTACCGGGGGGCTACATGTGTCAGTTCCTCGGGCCACCCCCGCGGCTTTCAAGTATCCGACTGAGCAACCAGAGGATCccactacttttttttctttgtttttaacAAGTgtcttctttttaaaattaattttttttttttttcattaaagaaatataaatttgcggattagataaaatgaataaatatttttctttgtttttttaataagtaaaattagttggagattttttttctcattttttaagctttaattattattacaaaatttttgttcttaatttttattcaaaattttaataaaaaaaataagtttattttgatttataattttttggggtgttattattattataaaaatttttttttcttgatttttatttaaattaattaattttaattttaactttgaattataaaattataatggaaagtaataataataactacagtGCCAATAATACAATGCAAAACAGTATTTAAACCGAAAGtcagaaaagaaaaaaacaacaacaatcCTAACATACTGTTGCCACGTGCGACGGGATGTTTACCACgcgaaaaataaattccgtCTTGCCtcaaatcaatattattgttCGCGGTTCATCATCTAAATTTGTACGATCTACTAACCATCTACTGAACCACCACAATCTCTACAAACAAACTCTATCAAGGGTAAAATTATGCTGAAATAAATTCAAGGTTTGATTAACTCTCTCTGTATTAATTTCTTACCATCCTacaaattgtataaaaaatttattttgattgaaaaaaaatttttttcactcaaaaaataatttatttaaaaattcttctagaaaaatattataaagagaattttattaaaaatttctacttgtagaaataaaagaaaaaatattcatacaatttttttctaatgtaacaaataaaatttttctcaatataaattttactccaaagaaattaaataaaattaaaaatcatccactgcaaatttttttacaatgtataaattatttatttaattattttattttattttattttattaattaattaatttagtctatctaagtaaatataaattaatatttcctTCTTAAATGAAACTATAAGTTCCTAAAACTGTTAAGGGTGCGAAAGAGGAGATCCGTAAAGAATAAAAACTCTTTGAAGTAGGCACAAAACTCTTACACGGCATTGACCGTGGTTTATATGCGTTCTTAAAAGCTCCCTTGTATTTAATATATAGCTCATTCATTAAATATGTCGTGGTATAATTAGGCCGGGGTTCTCTGATCCTTACAACTTCATTGCACacttacatacatatatacgaGACATGACACGCGAGACGTGAATTTGTTGGGACAATACAACAGTCTTTCACTGAAACCAACGACTCGTGTCTtgctcattttattttatgaattattaacaataataataataataataataataataataataataataataataataataataataaaaattaaaattaagtaaacaTACACTGTAATTAGTATAATTATCATCCAGCTTGAAgttttatagatatataataatttaataattaataattaataaaaaagctacAGGCCGACATTGATATCAAACTCTACTTCATTAAGCGACCAGAGAAAGAGCGGAATAATCCTGGTCTTGTAAAAGTCGCTGATGACTTTGGTGGAGATTTTGGGGATGCGAGTGCGTTCGGGAACTGTGTAGTCCACGGAGAAGAGCCCGAACTTCTGAGTGTAGCCGACGGACCACTCAAAGTTGTCGATGAGGGACCAGGCGAAGTATCCGCGGATATTTATCCCCTGGGCGATCAGACCCGGCAGCTCGCTGAGGTGCTGGTGGTAGTACTTGGCTCGTCCGATGTCTGCCAACTGGCCGCGGTCCCAGTACCCGTTTTCGGTTATCATTATCATCGGGACCTCAAAGTCCTTGTTGATTTTTTGGATTGTTGAGACTAGAGCCCAAGGTGTGCTctgtaattgttttttaacaatacaaatttagatttttcattttcatcaatttgttTTCATTCACgcatacacagtaaaaaattttgcgtcaatgcgtcaaaaaatttttatgttaaatatttaacactcttttgtgttaaattaacacttttttgtgttaatttaactcaatgaatgttaaatttacacataaaagtgttaaatatttaacacaaaattttttgacgcaatgacgcaaaattttttactgtagataaaataattgactcaagagaaaaaatcttgaataaaaaaaaattatttttaagaaattgacGATTGGaaatgaagaagaaaaattttttagcccagtaaaatttatttaaattaagaaaaagatTTCTGGGCTAAATTTTCAgctatttcttcaaaatgattttcttatttcaagatttttttttcataaaaattaatttaacacatatttaataatattaacaattttataataaataaattattgcaaaaaaaattgatatgtagaaatttaaaaaaataaaaaatgtaattttttaaaaataattttttggaacaagtttttttgttaaataaaattaagaagtTGTCCAGTtaactttaatatttcttttttattgagtaaagttaaatattttgttttttagcttgtcaataattttatacaaattttaaaatattgaaaagaaaaaaaaactcactCGATCAGAAAATGCTGCCCCATTTTCATTAGCAGGCACCTCAAGCATCCCAATATCCCCAAAAAATGACACCGTAGAAGTAACATTGTAATTTAGGTACTTTTGAACCGGCGAAGCGTGGTAGTAATTCAGTCCCAAGAAATCGGTGGAGTTCCGGAGCATCGAAATTTCTTCGGTAGTGAACTCTGGAAGCCTCGAGCGCGGAAATCCTTGCTTTAAACTGTTTTCAGCTATTCTGTTTTTCATGTTTTCCGGGTAGTCACCGAAGTGCCCGAAGAGCGGGTTCAGAAACCAGGAACCCCAGAACTCGAACCATCTGTCAGCTCCTGCGACTTCTTCGGGGTCTTCGGGGTTTGAGGCTACTGCCCAGGGGACTGATATTGATAATCCAACTTtacctattttatttttaagtgtttaattattaatattacaaattttattataatatttattaattactaatgttaatatttaattactaaagGTGTTTTCATGACcgaattgtatatatataatgagtGTTTTTTCATGCCGTCTAGGTCAAATAACTAGTAGATGTTGTTCAAGTCAAGAGATGGATACTTCCATCTTCCCTTATTGGTTGAGAGATATCCTCTCTGTATATAAGTTCGATGGAAATCCATcaaacttgaatactagtaaagctgtAAGCTTGTAGTATCCATTCGAGTACTAAAgatgttaattaattgaaagaaatgaaagaaattattttgaatgagaGTAAAGACAGACTTTCGAAAAAATCGAACTTATATACAGAGAGGATATCTCTCAACCAATAAGGGAAGATGGAAGTATCCATCTCTTGACTTGAACAACATCTACTAGTTATTTGACCTAGACAGCATGAAAAAACActcgttaatatttaatatttattaattactaatgttaatatttaatatttattaattttaatatttattaattattaatattaatatcgacgttctaattagcaaattgtctaactccattttagaaaatcttctatttgtacgaaaaaaacaattagttcaaaatttattatcactttaaaaaaccatttaatatcattaatatctaatagagatataatatttatgtttaaatcattcaaataatttataattggattattgctacatcaaaatgttaaaaaatcaccctttaaaaaataataagttagacaatttgctaattagaaattagaacgtcgatatttaataaaaaaaaatatatatctattgaAACGACCTTTTTGTTCCTGACGGAATTCTTCATTATACATTTTATGAGCTTTTGCATGAGCGAGTAACATATGATGCCCGCATAGATATTCAGTAATACCTGAATGATTAACAAAGGGTACCATTTTACCCCCATACCCATAAACACAGTAAACTGTCGGTTCATTTACTGTCGACCAATATTTgacctttaaaaaaaatttaatttaaatttattgacactttttataataaattaatcaataaaaaaaatttttaattaatattactatttaattttttttttaattaaaaaaaatacattactCTGTCACCAAACGCTTTAAAAACAATCCTGGCATAATCAACAAACCAGTCAACAATCAAGGGGTTGGCCCACCCTCCAAGATCCTGGAGCTCCTTCGGCAAGTCCCAGTGGAACAAAGTAACAACAGGAGTTATGTTTCTACCCAACATTTCGTTTATAACATTATCGTAATGCTCTATTCCCTTGGGGTTCAATGAGTTTGGAAAACCCGTCGGCAAAATCCGCGGCCACGATATTGAAATTCTAAAGGCATTACACTGCGAccaaattatttgtattaattagtGATTATGGATGATAAATAGTGAAACTTTAAAACTTACGCCAAGTTGTTTGGCAAGATCGATATCCGTTTTGTACATAAAGTACGAATTAGCGGCAATATCCCCGTTTGAATTATCAATTACCGTTTCAGGCGAGTTGTGAGTTGCGTAATCCCATATTGACTCTCCTTTAcctgtttaaaaaattattctaataaattaaactctTCTAAAAATATCACGTGACTAATGTAAAAAGGGCGCATAGCTACAGGTTAGTAGGGATCCatgctaaaagggcgcataaaaaaattttattttgttattcttCTTGAAATCACTCGAAATACAAagatctataaaaaaaaaattcgagtatcctaaagctaaaagggcgtaaCTCAAGACATGtgcccttttagcttttagAAAAGTAGtgcctaaagctaaaaggacacataaaaaaatttttttataaaaaattttgatgaataGCTTCACaagacataaaataaaaaagtttaatgaaaaaaaaaaatttcctaataGCCGGTctttacacggaaagaacaagatgacactgggtatcatcccagattatactcagtgatatctgtggtaaaaaaaattttcagatagtagctagaaaaatccagattatactgcgtgatatctggattatactcattgtaatctggattatactaactactatctgaaatttttttttactcagtataatccgggatgatatccagtgtcatcttgttcttttcgCGTACAATTGCAGCTTTATATTTCTCTTCTAGAcaaagaagaattttgaaaaaaaacgctctgctacgtaatagattttttaattatctatttcgtCTAGCAGggtgtttttttcgaaattctcatttttttaaaagaaaaacataaaacttcAATAGCTTTATACTCATGAATGCACCGAGAATAGTACCGTTTCTTGAAGTGAGTGCGACGCGAGAAAAAGAGGGGATCGGCTGTTTTTAAGTACTtaaacaatattgaaaaaataataatttttaactatttttatacaagcaatggataattaaattaatcgaaaactaatgggattgaaataattttcaaataaaaaataaattaatacaatcacgcatattttgcaattttttaaaaatatttttaattgtaattttaaaagagtGTATGTTAAGTGAGAATACGCCTCTTTCGTGTGAAtctaccgttttttttttttaatttttaggctaAAAATGagcattttaatgaattatttagaaaaaaaatttataagcccttttagctttaggtcataaaattttaaaattcctaaagctaaaagggcgtataattagAGACATatgcccttttagctttaggaaaTCAATGCTTGATTTTTCGACGAAGAATATTTCAACTAGTcgattggtgataaaaaaaaattatgcgcccttttagctttgctaagctaaaagggcgcatactTTGCCATGCGCCCTTTTTGCATTAGTCACGCGatataataactaattttataatcctctaaaattaattcaaagaaaattaattaatttattatattatagtcaataattaggttttaaaaatttttaaagttatgtattaatattattttaataaatagataaataatttcaattataaatttttaaagttaagttttttaatatattttaattatttatttcttataatttattatttaattaattaaattagtcaaaaatagtcactgaaaaaaatattaatttagtttaagaaattaatttttacttaattataattataaaaaatctaccAGAGACATTCCAAGCCCCCTCAGTTTGATAAGCAGACGTAGAAACTCCAAAAAGAAAATCATCTGGAAAACGACCCTCCTTAGCAGCATTTACCCTCTGGATTTCCACCAACGATTTTGGGCTCGCATAATTATCCGGAAAATCGGGCAGCATTGACGTCAAGGAGTCCATCAGGCCTAACAGCAAGCTCACGTTCCCCAGCACccacatttttaaaaacttttatttcaatCACTTGCAAATTATANNNNNNNNNNNNNNNNNNNNNNNNNNNNNNNNNNNNNNNNNNNNNNNNNNNNNNNNNNNNNNNNNNNNNNNNNNNNNNNNNNNNNNNNNNNNNNNNNNNNAGAAActtgcaaaataaaaaaaggaggaaaaaacaaatttatactgacagtaaaaataaattttaaattagcaATGAACTGACCAGCAGAACTAAAGAATTCTTTACTTTTAtcactaataaatatttccttATCATTGTGTAACCCGATAATGtggataatttattgaattgcGTTATTGATAACgagtaaaaagtaaaacaataactttttgtgttgtttaaaaattttgtttatttatttttttatttttaggaattaaattattaaattttctatttaaaattttaaataattaaattaaaattattgaaaaagtctttaaatttattttttttaaaaattgttagtttttttttaacaaattaattacaaaaaaaaaataataaaataaagatgcaattttaaaaaaattattacaagtaaaatttgaaaatttattattaaataattaaattttctattatttaaaattttaaatgattaaattaaaaatatttaataagtctttaaattaatttttttgaaaaattgcaaaattttagattttttcaactaattaattataaaataaaataaaataaagattgaattttaaaaaaattattacaagtaaaatttgaaaatttattattaaataattaaattttctattatttgAAATCTTAAAtgattgaattaaaattatttaatgtctttaaattaatttttaaaaaaaattgaaaattttcagattttttcagttcattaattataaaataaaataaaataaagatcgaatttaaaaaaaattattacaagtaaaatttgaaaatttattattaaatcagcGAAAAATGACGaagcataaataatttatgccCTACATATTATTgtcaaaatgaatattaataatagtcgTCAAAAATTAGCCTCGGATTCGGTCGAAGAAACAGCGACacatttcaattaattaaaagctgTAAATTACCTCCAAATCTAATATAAGTTATAAAAcgtaataatgaaaataagtataatatataatttatcgCAGCGAGAAGTCTTAACTTAAATAAGTCGGTACGTGGGCGCTGAAAATCATTCgcgtaaataaaataaaaaggaagAGTGATTTTCACCGAGGAGTAGAGTGAGTTTACGAATTTCGTTCGCCAGTTACATTGCATTAGTAGTCAGTTGACGTCGAATCACCAGTGCAGCGTAATAGTAACCGGCACAAACAGATAATGGACCGAGGACAAGATGAAGAAGATTCCCCCACCCGTTAAAAAGGTGGTGGTCCACGGAAACGCCTCCACCATCCTATCCACATCTTCACCATCTCGGCCTCGTATTATCGCGAGTCCCCTCACTCATACTCTTTCAGATTTTAAGACTTTGCTTAAGAATTATCCGCGAGCTTTCGCGTATCGCGGGTcgaagatttaatttttttttataaaagtgttgagtgatttttttcagtgaaaaaattaattaaaaattgtggtgtgattttaattaattgatttttgaaaaaaaaatttattgattaattaatataaaattaaatcatggAAATTAATGACAAACCCGGACCGTCAAATGAATCGAATGCGCTGGACGATGCAGTCGGAAAATTATTGCAAggtaaacaataaattaataattgaaataacaaaatataccTTGAATTTATGAagacattaaatttacaagTAGACGCTATAATTGGCGTTGAAAGCTCAGCTCGTTAATTTTCGACACCGGATTTATCTTGgcgattaaaatttatttgtttttttattttggaaaaataaaatcctgAGTAGACTTTACTTGAAGAGGGTAAATTTAAATGTATGTGTAACATAATGATCTAGTGGTATAACTTTAAGCtagatatacatatacatataatgaaaaatgatcaaatgtATACGCTAGCGGTGAGATCTTTAAGAGCAGGTGCTGCGAGCCAAGCGAAACTGTTCTACGACACTAATTATTAGAGCACCAAATTAAATCTGACACATCAACTTGCAGGCAATAGTACGCGGTGTAATTTATGGGaggctattttttttttcttcccaCGAAAAgttcattttcattttgatCTCTATCGctcgatatttttattgtaattacattaaaaaatttttttgtcgcaatttatggaattttttaagtgaataaattattaaaataaaaaatttttttactacttttttattaaaagaaaaataattaaattatttatacttttgcctttataataataataaaagaaaaatatttatgaagactattaaagtaattactattaaatgaagactaaaaaaaaaattaaattgtctaGAATTTTTGTACctgtaaaaaattcttactacatactttaaaaaatactgaaagtaaaagttttaaatgaaTAGATAATAATCGCTGGCACGTGGCtgtcaaatttaataaaaaataaaaatattattgtaattatctTCGACCCAGTGATACATTGAAatgatacaaaataaatacagATGCAATATTGTAATCAAGTAAATGTACCACGCAAGAACAAGCCGTGCGACAGATTGGCATTTATGCGACTAGTGTTATAACACACCGGTTTATTCACCGCTGGACAATCGACTATTGTCGCGTTAACAATCTCCCCTTTACGGCAAACACTCTTTTGTAATTAtctatttcacaaatattaatCCATCATTTGTTAATGAATAGAGAATTACTTTACTCTtgcatcaattaaattaatatattaattaattaactgtgTATTTagttaattgatttattattcgctagtttaaaatttttatttttattttcaattaaaaaattttgaaaataattatattaaaaccagacaaaaaatgaatagattgaaaattaattttataaaaaaaaaaattttatttacttaaaatttaataaaataaaaaaattttttttacgtaaaatttaaaaaaatttttacgtaaaatttaataaaataaaaatttttttttacgtaaaatttaataaaattaaaaaattttatttaattaaaatttaataaaattaaaaaattttatttacgtagaatttaataatattgaaatttttttttttacgtaaaatttaataaaataaaaaaattttatctacttaaaatttaataaaataaaaaatttattatttttttattttattttaagaaccaaaaagagaataaatatattgtaCGGAGAAATATATTCCTGGCGATTcgcgaaattaaaaaatttcgccGTAAACCATAGGGCTAACGAAGAAGGTCTCGTTAGAGGGAACCGACAGAGAGGCCGCATCGTTAGACCGTGTCACCCCGCAATTAACTCCGATAGTAGATTATGACACTCTAATTCAACCCGTCACGTGTTTTTTAACCCTTGCTAATTATCAGCTTCCAGACGTCACTTTTGACGATTTATCTGGCCCTAGATAGTATCGGTTTTATTCTAAACCCTACATACTATATACTAGACCTTAGATCATAGACAACTTCCTGCGATAAAACTCTCAGGCACTAATTCTGAATCACTGTTTTATCCGAGTTTTATGATGACATTAATCTCGGAAGTTTATCAGCGTCCGAGacagtaattataattataattaattttatattaggaattcTTGTAAAAATGagggttatttattttttcttcggTGAATTGAATATCACTGATAAGATTCAGAcagaaatgattttaattcattttttatgattcatATTTACGAGCCTAGATCTTGATTTATACTTTCttgataagaaattaatttttaataattaagatttttttttttttgaaaaaaaaaatggatgaaataatcgaaatttattgaatttaattaggGTATGATTGGACATTATTGCCAGTAACGTCGAGAACAGGCGGACGGAGGAGTACTCATGTAAAAAGGCCGATGAATGCTTTCATGGTATGGGCCCAGGCTGCAAGAAGAAGACTCGCTGATCAGTACCCCCAGCTTCATAATGCCGAGTTGTCAAAAACTCTCGGTAAATTGTGgaggtaatttaatttatttatttgaaaaaattagaaagaaataatagataatttacactaagaaaaaaaatataagaggcttgaaaatttgttaaaattgactatttaaatttattaaatttttttgaattatttaattattttttatacttttattttaattatttaatgtgtaataaataattttagaatattaAGCGACGGCGAAAAGCAACCATTTATCGAAGAAGCGGAAAAATTACGTAATGCTCATAAAAAACAACACCCACATTACaaagtaagtttttaattttttaatttaagtaaattctttattaacatttaagctggtaaaattttttagacacataattaagaaatgaccttgtatcttgtgaacttttgacatttttaaagatataagcatatcccgacattacactcatcgagacctttcatttgagtacccacatcagtttttcatatatttatgtatattatatatatgtatatatgaaaaatatatcaaaatgcatgtgggtactcaaatgaaagctcttgatgagtgtaacaccgggatgagcttatatctttaaaaatatcaataattaagaactgacattgctatcttgtcaactaatgatatttttaaagatataagc includes the following:
- the LOC123268380 gene encoding myrosinase 1-like gives rise to the protein MWVLGNVSLLLGLMDSLTSMLPDFPDNYASPKSLVEIQRVNAAKEGRFPDDFLFGVSTSAYQTEGAWNVSGKGESIWDYATHNSPETVIDNSNGDIAANSYFMYKTDIDLAKQLGCNAFRISISWPRILPTGFPNSLNPKGIEHYDNVINEMLGRNITPVVTLFHWDLPKELQDLGGWANPLIVDWFVDYARIVFKAFGDRVKYWSTVNEPTVYCVYGYGGKMVPFVNHSGITEYLCGHHMLLAHAKAHKMYNEEFRQEQKGKVGLSISVPWAVASNPEDPEEVAGADRWFEFWGSWFLNPLFGHFGDYPENMKNRIAENSLKQGFPRSRLPEFTTEEISMLRNSTDFLGLNYYHASPVQKYLNYNVTSTVSFFGDIGMLEVPANENGAAFSDRSTPWALVSTIQKINKDFEVPMIMITENGYWDRGQLADIGRAKYYHQHLSELPGLIAQGINIRGYFAWSLIDNFEWSVGYTQKFGLFSVDYTVPERTRIPKISTKVISDFYKTRIIPLFLWSLNEVEFDINVGL